ggtaaggaatgatgcacaagtttatgatattcaacgaaaaatccatgcaaccaaacagggtgaACTTACTTTATCTGAATACTACTGTGAACTCCGTAGCTTGTGGCAAGAGTTTGACTATTATGATAACTTTCAGCTTGATTGTCCCTTTGATATTACCAAATTTCAGTTTAGGGAGGATAAATTCAGAGTATACACTTTCTTGACTggccttaatgtggaatatgatcagcttCGGTCTCAAGTTCTGAGTCGTtcaccttttcccactttggagcaagcctactctatgatacaattggaagatactcgtcgttccaccatgttaccaactacacagccagagagatctgctttaatttcttctagAGGTAGCTCTTCTAGTACTAGTACACGTTCCTCGTTtgagaaggaacctcttaaATGTGCTCATTGTGGAAAGGAACGACATACTGTGGATTTTTGCTGGAAGTTACATGGTTGGCCATCTGACTCTTCTGATGGTCgtagtggtggtcgtggtcgagGCCGTGGCCATGGTCGTGGTGGCACACAGGCCCATCTTTCTGAAGCTACTGAAACAGCCCCTCCTACCACACTTTCTATAGAGGAACTTGCTGCCTTTTGTCGTATGATGACTACCTTCGCCTCTTCATCTGTACCTGCCTCTACCTCGACTGTGGTTCCCTCTTCTGAATCgaaccttgttttctccaaaccaggtatttcttttgctggtcattgtacttcggcattatctcatccttggataatcgattcCGGAGCCACTAACCACATGACTGGTcaatccaatttattttttctttattctccctgttcaggcaaagataaaattaaaatagccgatggttctctttcctttgtctcAGGGAAGGGAGCCATCCattgttctccttctttatctttgtcctctgttttacatgttcctaagttaaCTTCTAATTTGCATTCTATCAGTAGTTTGACATCTGATCTCAATTGCAaagctattttttatccttcacattGTGACTTTCAGGACTTGGGGACAGGGAGAACGATTGAAACTGGTAAAATGcgtggtggtctctacttgcttgacgatgatcttatctctAATGCTGTTACTATGTCTGGCCAGGCTCTTACTGCTATTTCTGCTGAACATCATTTATCTGAATTGCACCGATGGCATCGTCGACTGGgccatccacctttaggaaccttagctaagatttttcctgttttatttcagcattgtaaccctcactctttattatgtgaggcttgtgtttttgcaaaacaaactcgttctgtttattctagttcaaataaaagatgttctaagcctttttctatgattcattctgatgtctggggtccctcacgtacctcttctatttctggctttaagtggtttgtcacctttattgattgccacacacacacaccacttGGGTTTACTTAATGCGACACAAGAGTGaggttttttcctgttttaaagtcttttatagcatggttcaaactcagtttcaagctaccattcaaactctcaggagtgacaatggtcgtgaatatttagatggagtctttcaattatttcttgctactcagggtattattcatcaaactagttgcgttgacactccaccccaaaatggagtggctgaacgcaaaaatagacatcttcttgatgtagctcgctctattatgtttgaaatgcatgttcctTCTCATTTCTGGGGAGAGGCTGTTTTAACAGCTgcttatcttatcaataggaTGCCCTCTTCGGTACTTGACTATAAATCTCATCTTGATCTTTTGAAGTggtcttcttcttatattattcctcccaaaatttttgggtgtgtttgttttgttcgaaACCACTATGCCCATGGCAAACTTGATCCCCGCGGTCTCCGctgtattttcattggttattctcccacccaaaaggggtataaatgttatcatcctacatctcgtcgtgtttttgtttccatggatgtcgtttttcatgaggccgtggctttctttccatcttcggcacctcttcagggggagtccatTCCTACTCTAGAAGAAGTGCCGATTCCCATTCCTCCTCTACATGAACCTATTGATGACTATCATGTACCTTTAGATAATGATGTTCAAGGGGAGCAGCAGGTACAGCCAGTGAAAGATTTCACGCAGCAGTATTatcgaaagaaaaaagggcaacAACAGCCTGCCACTGCAACATTACCAGACCAAGAGTTGTCCTCTGACCCAGGATCGAATGACACCTCCTCTGGTAATATTTCTAATCCTTTAGATGCTGCTACTTCTCCTATTACTTCTGATCCATCACTTGATCTACCCATTGCtcttagaaagggaaaaaggtcttgtacgcaacatccaatatcacaggttgtttcgtatgaatctttatccccatcatttcatggttttgtttcctctttatcttctgtttccataCCACAGACTTGGTAGGAGGCATTTGTAGATACTAGGTGGAAGGAGGCCATGATCGAAGAAATGCTAGATCTAAAGAAGAGtggtacatgggatcttgtcacacttccaccacaaaagaagactgttggctgcaagtgggtctttgtaattaaacaaaaagctgatggaactgttgatcgttttaaagcaaggctggttgctcgcggatttactcagacatatgggatagattatttggagacttttgcacctgttgccaaaatgaacactatcagggtaattctctcttgtgctgtgaacttaggatggagtctacatcagcttgatgttaaaaatgccttcctccatggtgagttagaggaagaggtatatatggatgtcTCTCCTAGGTTCTCATTTGCTACAACTCatggcaaggtttgtaaacttaagcgtgggttgtatggtctgaaacaatcaccacgtgcatggtttggtcaTTTTCAGACAGCGATGttgacatttggttataaacaaagcaatgcaTATCACACTTTATTTATCAAGACATCGGGCAACATTATTACTCTCCTCctagtatatgtcgatgatataatTGTAACTGGAAGTAACCCtgctgaaatttccaagttgaagaattatttggccaaggaatttgagattaaggatctaggcatactttgctattttctagggattgaagtggcccattcttctcaagggctgtTCTTAGCTCAACGCAAgtatactctagatcttctttctgAAACTGGCATGTTAGGCTATTCTCCTATGGATACTCCCATTGAGGCAAATGCTCGTTTCTGAGACACTGATGGTGAACCAGTGGACAAAGGGAGATATCAGAGGCTAGTTGGGCgactaatttatttatctcacactaggcctgatattgcctatgctgtgagtcttatcagtcaatttatgcatgatccccaGTCTAATCATCTGGAAGCAGTATTCaggattttgagatacttgaagtcggctcctggtaaaggagtattattctctcgtcatgatcatctacagattgaggcctacactgactcagattgggctggttcccatgatcgaaaatccaccataggttactgtacatttgagggtggaaattgtgttacatggcgcagcaagaagcaaacagtggtggctcgttctagtgcagaggctgaatttagagctatggcatcttggtatttgtgaactattgTGGCTCAAGACTTTGTTACAAGATTTGAGTATTCCTATTACTCTGCCTATGCGACTTTACTGCGacagtaaatcagcaataagcattacccataatccagtgcagcatgataggacgaaacatattgaaattgatcgtcattttatcaaggagaatctggataatgggacggtttgtgttccttatgtgcaatctggggaacagttggctgatgtgttcaccaaaggcttaagtggaaaagtttttcaacctctagtgtgcaagttgggcatgactgatatctacgcaccaacttgagggggagtgttggaatatgggtatttgggtattacgtgtgacatgggtcgatccatgatataagatcaacccatggggtgttatttctattttacttattttccctttcctagttctattctagctatatttaactagttagaattagagttatatttgggctgtgacactgtttacgtgaacagtgttgtgaATAGTAttttcctttgtaatctcttttattattattattattattataaatagagagcttgactgatctcattgatcaatcaagccattCACTTACTTCTACAAACATCTTTAAACAATTTTGAATTGTGGAGTCTGCTCCAATAAAAAAGCCAGTTAAGAATGACAAACTCTTGCCTGGCATTAAATACATGGGTTGGAATGTTGGATCCTATCCtgtctcccctccccccccccccccccccggctcTCTCCAGTAAGGAATTTCTTAGGCTGCTTTTGTCCATATCAACCATATGACAATGATACAATCTATAACCATATTAAGTAGAAGGGTTGTATCCTAGAAATGAGAAATGTCAAATATGGAACTGCATTTCAAACAAATGGCCTAGTGGCCTGCatgaatggtttttttttttacttgtttcTTCATTAGTCCATGTTCagttaaatatttttaaagtaTTTTTATTCATGATTAGATGgtctttttaaataattttaaagtATTTTTATTCATGATTAAATGGTATTTACAATAACCATACGATGGTAACATTGCCATCATTTTACCATTGTGTAGATGATTTGTTTCCTGCTAATAGATATGTCATATTTGAATACCATCTCACTCATATGACCTTCCATGTAGGTTTTTTCCTACTTTTACATATGATCATTGTTTTACAAACTGAGTTGACTATTTCAAACAATTTTCATATTCAATTGTAACACATGAAAATCTTGAGTTGTATTGCAACTCAAAAAACATGATTAGATGATGACATGTACAACATGAGCACAACCAAGCTCCCATCCACTTCAATTAAGTATCTAATTTGGCGGGCCTATAAAATCACCTATTATGCTCTTTTTGAATGAGAAGTACTTTCATTCCTCACCCAAGTATCAGATATACAGAAGTTCTTACTTTGCTGAAAAATTCTACAGAAGTCTATGGCACACATTCTTTTTCATTAGGCTCTGCTTGgctgcaagggaaattaaagagaagtaaaaattttcaaacctaaaaaaaggaATTTATGTAATCATTTGAAAATTCATGAGATttagatgcaaagtaaagtgaaaatTAATAACCTAATATGAAAAAAGTTGGAGTAACTGATACAATCATTTgagtaataattacaaaaatttcttttttagatttgaaataagtcaattttcaattttaggttGCCGTGTAGGAAaattttttgaacattttttgaACACTAGGTAGCCCCAAGTGATTTTCTGGTAATTTAACAAAACTATAGTAGACTAGGTGAGGATTATAAACATAACCTGCCTCTCTTTTGATTTTAAATGCTTAGTCTAACTATGTGAATAAAAATGTTGATTATCCTCACCCAATAATTAAAAACCACATTCTATATTAGTTGTTGAGGTGCTCATTCGTTGTTTACAAaacattttttgttctttggaaAATTTCCTCAAAAATCTGTGATCTACATTTTCCTCCTATATAAATGACAATTGTGACAATGGTCACCGGTCGGCACGACTACAATGAAGGGTGCATATTTTAGGAGTTGGATGAGACAGAAATCATGAGTTGAGGGCATTGCGGTCAGTTCATATATAAGGGCATGGGTATTTGtatttcttccatttttatGGTCTATTGTGTGTCCCTTAGCTGGTCAGCCGAAACAGCAAACTTTACTCTCTCTTTGTCTTAATCAATGAAGCTCGAAACTAAACATTGAAATCTTTAAGACTAGATCTTATGATCTTCCCACTCCCCCCACTCCCTCAAAGAGGCTCTTTTAAAGTATTTACCTAAACTAAGATTAAAATTAAATGTATCAAGCACTTATCTCCACACATGGCAGGAAGATATACTCCCATAAATAGGtataaattataaatagaaaaaaattaacCTAATTTCATCTTGGGGATAACCTGTTATCTGAAAGTAGTTACCAAATTTCTAAGAGTAAAACTTACCTTAAACTTCATCTAATGCAACCCTAAAATGTAATCATGTTCAATAGTCTTGCATATTATTAGTTACGCATTAATTAAAATGGACAGAATAATGATGTAGACCGTAGACATATCATCTCTCTCATATCATCTCTCTCTATTTAAGAAATTAAATACCTAACAATGATCCGTGCCACGACAGCATTAATTAGATAAAAAATCAGAACAACCAAAATATTACAATTATGTATTTTAGTTGGGACCATTTGAATGATGTAAACCATCAAAGTTCTAAAAATAAAAGTTCCATAGATCATATAAAAGAACAACCTGATCATGCCAATTTTTTTGTAGTAATCTGTTTGGTGGCCATTATGAAGCTTAATAGGGTTTCATGAAACTAATTTGGAAACATTTGGCCCAATAGGAAATAGAACCAGAAGATTAATATATACCATTCATTCATTGTTATGTTCCTAACTTATATTTATGAActattgtgtttttcttttttaaattcaaaccCTCAGATCATAATTTAAACTGGATATAGATTTTTTAATTCTGGTGGATGTTACGAGGCATAGCAGCACAACTGACTTGATATGAACCATGTGGAGAGCTAATTTGGCAAACCTAATTCCAACCATTGGTTAGTATTGTCAGTTACTCTGGTCCTCCAAAGTAACAATACAGTCTCTTCCAAatcaataaacaaaaaagaaaaataaaaattgaacatCTACAGGTATAAATATAGAGCTTCAACCAATCATACAAATTTAAAACCCAGTTTTCTGGCCATGTTTTAGAGGAATGACCAACGGATGATACTGCAAACTACTGGACAATAGGTTAGGATTTCATACAGAGTTTACAGCCAAAAGGTTACAAAGTAATGCACAAGAGCAGTAAAACAGAAACTAATCCCCTTTCTACCCTACATTTCTGTTCCCAACACAGTGAAGAAATAGCAAAAACCAAATAAGATCAGATAAAATTTCAAGAAGACAAGCCTACATATTAGATTAAGAAATAGATCAAACTCTTCTTTGAAACCTCTCTTCTCCATTTGGTCTTCATCCACTCTGGAGGTTCTTTGGAAATCTTAGAAGTTATGCTGCAAGAACAAATTCCGTTGGGGAGAAGCTGGCCCAATCTCTTCCTCCAAACACCTCAACCCATCACAAGCACCCCCTCCATTACCCAAATTTCTTGCTTCCAAATTCTTCCCATCTATGTCAGCATCTGAAACAGAAGATTTCCTTCTCTGGGAGGAGGTAACACTTGGAAATGTTATCCATGAAGGAGCTCTGAACTCAAACCTTTGATCCTCAGTTTCAATAACATCAGCCTCTGAACCTGACCGGTTTGAAGACCTTTGTGATGATTTTTTGTGCAACCTACTGCTTCCCAAAACTACCTCAGTAGGCAAGATTGGTTGTTCATTGCATGGGCTCCCCATCAAGAGTGCAAGGGCTCTCTCTAAGGCAGTTGTCACCTTATCCATAGATGGCCTCTCCTTTCCTCTCATTCGCACACACTTGCATGCCACATTTGCTATTCTTTTCAATGCCTCAAGATCAGCTGGTGGTTTCAACACAGGGTCCAAGATTGCTGACAGATCACCAGCTTTGATCAGTGGAACTGCCCATTCAACTATATTGCCTTCTTCAAATTGCATATCAATGGCCTTACGACCACTTAAAATTTCTAAAAGTAGGACACCAAAGCTATAGACATCAGATTTGGTTGTCAGATAATGTAGTCTATAATATTCTGGGTCAAGGTATCCCAATGTACCTGCAGGTAGCTCAGCCAAGGGTGAGCTACTGTCAGTTGGGCCAAGCAATGAGAGACCAAAATCAGCAACTCGGGCATTGTGTTCTTCATCAATAAGTATGTTTGAAGACTTGATGTCTCTGTGAATCACGGGGGGACAAGCATAACCATGCAGGTATTCAATCCCTCGAGCTGCTTGGACAGCAATAGTTACCCTCCGCACCCAATCCAATTGTTCTTTCAGGCGTGGGTTCTTACCATGGAGATGTTGATGCAGAGACCCATGAGCCATGAACTCATACACCAGAAGCCTCTCCCCACCTTCTTCACAGTAACCCAGTAGATTGAGCAAGTGGGCATGGTTTAATCTTGAGAGAAGATCAAGCTCAGTGTGGAACTCCTTCGAATTCTTTTTCAGATCTGTCGATTTAATCGCCCTTTTAACTGCAACCACTGTCTCATCACTCAAGACCCCCTTGAACACACAGGAAAAACTACCTCTTCCCACAATAGACTCTTCTTTAAATCCACCAGTGGCCTTCTCAAGTTCCTCATAGTTGAACATCTGAGCCCTCCTGATCTTAAGCTCATCCAAGTCAGGCCGGACTTtaccattctctttgtggaaagAAGCACAACCCACATTGCTCTTTATGGCTTTCGGTTCTCCCAAAGAGCAGTGACATCTCTGTAGTTTATAACGAACATAGAAGAATGCGCTCAAGGACACGGCAATTACAAAGAACACAGCAAAAACAAGTTCAGCAACAAAAATTGGCATCTGAAGTGACCAGATTCTTCCGTTGTTCCTTTGCCTAGCCATCACAGGGAAAGAGCAATTGGACAAACAGTCAGCTGAGACACAGCTTGAACAGTTGAATTCACAGTGCCGATCAGACTTTGGCATGCATTGAATGGTCTGATACATCTCAGAAGGGCAGCCACTGCTACAAGGCAAACAAACTCTGGAGTTGGGTGACTTGCATGTTTCAGTCCCATGAGAAAACTCGTAGTACCCCAGACTGCAAGGATAAGACATGCAGAGGCCAGGTGACACAGCCAAGGGGAGGGATGTCGGGAAACCAAGACCCCAGCAGACAGGTTGGAGAGATTTATCAGCGAGAACTCCACAGGTGAAGTAATCCCCAGCGGCGATCTCATAAACCTTAACTCCATTAGGGGCTGGGGTGCTCTTACCTATGTGAAGACGACCCCAACAAATCACTCCATGATCAGAGCTTTTAATTCCACAGGCATGGAACTTTCCCCCTACCACAGAAACCATGGGATCTTCTGGAACTAACGCAACATTTCCTTCATCTGAATATGCAGTGGAGATTTCTGTTTCCATGTCCAACTCCAAGCTTCTTCCCCAACAAAAAGCTCTAGAATTGTGACCTTCTAATATTCCACAAACATGATACCCTCCTGCTGAAATACTCTGAAACTTCGTCTCCAGAGGCATTGAGCTGATAACCCCACTACTAGATTCATCACCCCAACAAAAAACAGTTCTGTTGTCAGAAAACAATCCACAGTTGAACATTGAACCAGCTGTGATGGACATGATTTTACCACCGAACACATGGTTTGCTGTCATGTTGTAGCCCCAACAATCAACAAGAGAAATATATCTGCCCAATCTTCCcttctttggtttcctcaaacCACAAAAATGGTGATCTCCAGCACTGATTTCTAAATATTCAGCTCCCTCTAGCATTGGCTGGGGAACACCCATTTGGATGTAAATGCTGCTTCCCCAACAATAGGGCTGGCTTGATTCCAGTAGAAGCCCACAAACAAATGCATCACCAGCAGTTAGGCCTGAGAATGCAAATCGAGCAGGTGTTCCATAGATTATAGCTGAATCAGATCCATAGCAAGTCACAAGATGAGACCCATCTGACCTCAGGCCACAAAACACAGGTCCATTCTCACCATAAGACACAGCAATGGAAGACATTGAACCCAAACCTGAAACCATCCACCATGAATTTGAAACAGCCACCAACATTATAGCTTGGAGAAGAAATCCAGTTTTCCACGGGTTCATCTTGAAGACCCAGGTGAGAAAATCTCTGACCAGACACCTGGAGATCCCGCTTGCATAAATCCACTCAACCATATAAACAAAATCTGAAAGCTTCTGCATTGAAATCCCCAGCATTACAACTTGAATAAGAAACTACCTCTTATGACATTCATTTACAGAGCACAGATGAGAAAATCTATCATAACTTTCCCTAACCAGAAAAAGAACAATCAAAGGAATATTTTCTCTCTGGATGTTCCATCTTCAAGATCCAAATGAGAAAACCTTCtgcttttcccttcttttcgaTGGATgaggaaaggagaaaaaaattaattaacagTCCATGTTTAAACAGCAATAAAAGATGTGGAATCCAAACCTGGAAGGTTTCCAGTATGCGACTTCTGAAGCTCAATACGCCAAGACCCAGTTAACAAAGATGATTTCTCTGCAATATCAACTCAAGAACACAACCACCAGACGATTAACTGCAGCTCTTCTGGTGCTCTTCTCTAGGACCATGTAAGGTAAGTTCTCTCCTTTCTTGCTTTTTGGCATGGAAAAATGGATGGAGCTCCAAGGGAAGAAGCATGTAACTTTGAATCGTGAAATGGAGATAGATGACATTCCTTTTTACAGTACTTTACCATTCTTATTTACTGCAAAGCAACCCTTTTTTTCTGCTTCATGTGCTTCTGCGAGTGTTGGCATAGAGACGAGGTGTTGCGGTAAGTAACCATAAAAAGCTGGAACAGAGAATGGTGGGGTTGCTGTAGAGTGCAAAAATGGTGATGGGTGGAGTAGGGAGAGCATTAAATGACATTGAATTCCAGTTCTTCTATGTGACCAAAGTATAGGTGAGAGTCTTAAATGAGAATTTAATGCATTTGAGCTTTTCATGCCTTCTGCACAGATGTCCACGAATCCGAATTCTTCTTTGCAAGATTAGTGTATAACTGTGCAGCGCAAACTGTCTTTCTTCATTTTGATCCTTTGTTCCTCTATATAAATTTCCTTTCCAAATTCCATATTTGTTTTATCTGAGTTTTTAACATTCTTGTTCCAATcaatttttgtttctgttcttaTTTCATGTCATGTTATGAGTTCATTTTGTTACGGGCTTTCTAGATATGTGTGAGAGATTGTATGGTTTTTATAATGCTCTGATTAGTTTATAAAATAAGAGATTAACATAATGTAAATGTTTTGTCTGTTTTAGACACAATAACACATTCTCCAAAGAGAAATCCAGCTTTTCACTGCTTTCATTACTCATATGGTTCTTATGAATGAGATGTGTTTGTCAACTTTGGATGGAGCTGGTAACAGATTATTGGttttccaaatcctgaaaagCTTGTACCTCTCTGCATAAACTATggatttttgtcttttatttaaaactaGATTAGGAAGTAACAGTGTCTTTTGAAAATGTTGATAAAGTTTCAGTCCTTACACAGAAGGAAAGGATACCCAGATCCTAAAAGGTTCATAATGTTGATAAATTATTGTTGTCTTTCTCTAAAAAA
The sequence above is a segment of the Telopea speciosissima isolate NSW1024214 ecotype Mountain lineage chromosome 7, Tspe_v1, whole genome shotgun sequence genome. Coding sequences within it:
- the LOC122669175 gene encoding serine/threonine-protein kinase-like protein CR4 isoform X1; its protein translation is MLGISMQKLSDFVYMVEWIYASGISRCLVRDFLTWVFKMNPWKTGFLLQAIMLVAVSNSWWMVSGLGSMSSIAVSYGENGPVFCGLRSDGSHLVTCYGSDSAIIYGTPARFAFSGLTAGDAFVCGLLLESSQPYCWGSSIYIQMGVPQPMLEGAEYLEISAGDHHFCGLRKPKKGRLGRYISLVDCWGYNMTANHVFGGKIMSITAGSMFNCGLFSDNRTVFCWGDESSSGVISSMPLETKFQSISAGGYHVCGILEGHNSRAFCWGRSLELDMETEISTAYSDEGNVALVPEDPMVSVVGGKFHACGIKSSDHGVICWGRLHIGKSTPAPNGVKVYEIAAGDYFTCGVLADKSLQPVCWGLGFPTSLPLAVSPGLCMSYPCSLGYYEFSHGTETCKSPNSRVCLPCSSGCPSEMYQTIQCMPKSDRHCEFNCSSCVSADCLSNCSFPVMARQRNNGRIWSLQMPIFVAELVFAVFFVIAVSLSAFFYVRYKLQRCHCSLGEPKAIKSNVGCASFHKENGKVRPDLDELKIRRAQMFNYEELEKATGGFKEESIVGRGSFSCVFKGVLSDETVVAVKRAIKSTDLKKNSKEFHTELDLLSRLNHAHLLNLLGYCEEGGERLLVYEFMAHGSLHQHLHGKNPRLKEQLDWVRRVTIAVQAARGIEYLHGYACPPVIHRDIKSSNILIDEEHNARVADFGLSLLGPTDSSSPLAELPAGTLGYLDPEYYRLHYLTTKSDVYSFGVLLLEILSGRKAIDMQFEEGNIVEWAVPLIKAGDLSAILDPVLKPPADLEALKRIANVACKCVRMRGKERPSMDKVTTALERALALLMGSPCNEQPILPTEVVLGSSRLHKKSSQRSSNRSGSEADVIETEDQRFEFRAPSWITFPSVTSSQRRKSSVSDADIDGKNLEARNLGNGGGACDGLRCLEEEIGPASPQRNLFLQHNF
- the LOC122669175 gene encoding serine/threonine-protein kinase-like protein CR4 isoform X2; this translates as MQKLSDFVYMVEWIYASGISRCLVRDFLTWVFKMNPWKTGFLLQAIMLVAVSNSWWMVSGLGSMSSIAVSYGENGPVFCGLRSDGSHLVTCYGSDSAIIYGTPARFAFSGLTAGDAFVCGLLLESSQPYCWGSSIYIQMGVPQPMLEGAEYLEISAGDHHFCGLRKPKKGRLGRYISLVDCWGYNMTANHVFGGKIMSITAGSMFNCGLFSDNRTVFCWGDESSSGVISSMPLETKFQSISAGGYHVCGILEGHNSRAFCWGRSLELDMETEISTAYSDEGNVALVPEDPMVSVVGGKFHACGIKSSDHGVICWGRLHIGKSTPAPNGVKVYEIAAGDYFTCGVLADKSLQPVCWGLGFPTSLPLAVSPGLCMSYPCSLGYYEFSHGTETCKSPNSRVCLPCSSGCPSEMYQTIQCMPKSDRHCEFNCSSCVSADCLSNCSFPVMARQRNNGRIWSLQMPIFVAELVFAVFFVIAVSLSAFFYVRYKLQRCHCSLGEPKAIKSNVGCASFHKENGKVRPDLDELKIRRAQMFNYEELEKATGGFKEESIVGRGSFSCVFKGVLSDETVVAVKRAIKSTDLKKNSKEFHTELDLLSRLNHAHLLNLLGYCEEGGERLLVYEFMAHGSLHQHLHGKNPRLKEQLDWVRRVTIAVQAARGIEYLHGYACPPVIHRDIKSSNILIDEEHNARVADFGLSLLGPTDSSSPLAELPAGTLGYLDPEYYRLHYLTTKSDVYSFGVLLLEILSGRKAIDMQFEEGNIVEWAVPLIKAGDLSAILDPVLKPPADLEALKRIANVACKCVRMRGKERPSMDKVTTALERALALLMGSPCNEQPILPTEVVLGSSRLHKKSSQRSSNRSGSEADVIETEDQRFEFRAPSWITFPSVTSSQRRKSSVSDADIDGKNLEARNLGNGGGACDGLRCLEEEIGPASPQRNLFLQHNF
- the LOC122669175 gene encoding serine/threonine-protein kinase-like protein CR4 isoform X3 → MVEWIYASGISRCLVRDFLTWVFKMNPWKTGFLLQAIMLVAVSNSWWMVSGLGSMSSIAVSYGENGPVFCGLRSDGSHLVTCYGSDSAIIYGTPARFAFSGLTAGDAFVCGLLLESSQPYCWGSSIYIQMGVPQPMLEGAEYLEISAGDHHFCGLRKPKKGRLGRYISLVDCWGYNMTANHVFGGKIMSITAGSMFNCGLFSDNRTVFCWGDESSSGVISSMPLETKFQSISAGGYHVCGILEGHNSRAFCWGRSLELDMETEISTAYSDEGNVALVPEDPMVSVVGGKFHACGIKSSDHGVICWGRLHIGKSTPAPNGVKVYEIAAGDYFTCGVLADKSLQPVCWGLGFPTSLPLAVSPGLCMSYPCSLGYYEFSHGTETCKSPNSRVCLPCSSGCPSEMYQTIQCMPKSDRHCEFNCSSCVSADCLSNCSFPVMARQRNNGRIWSLQMPIFVAELVFAVFFVIAVSLSAFFYVRYKLQRCHCSLGEPKAIKSNVGCASFHKENGKVRPDLDELKIRRAQMFNYEELEKATGGFKEESIVGRGSFSCVFKGVLSDETVVAVKRAIKSTDLKKNSKEFHTELDLLSRLNHAHLLNLLGYCEEGGERLLVYEFMAHGSLHQHLHGKNPRLKEQLDWVRRVTIAVQAARGIEYLHGYACPPVIHRDIKSSNILIDEEHNARVADFGLSLLGPTDSSSPLAELPAGTLGYLDPEYYRLHYLTTKSDVYSFGVLLLEILSGRKAIDMQFEEGNIVEWAVPLIKAGDLSAILDPVLKPPADLEALKRIANVACKCVRMRGKERPSMDKVTTALERALALLMGSPCNEQPILPTEVVLGSSRLHKKSSQRSSNRSGSEADVIETEDQRFEFRAPSWITFPSVTSSQRRKSSVSDADIDGKNLEARNLGNGGGACDGLRCLEEEIGPASPQRNLFLQHNF